The following are encoded together in the Juglans microcarpa x Juglans regia isolate MS1-56 chromosome 2D, Jm3101_v1.0, whole genome shotgun sequence genome:
- the LOC121249973 gene encoding protein DOG1-like 3 → MSVLPDGNNDGQSFHRFFEHWIVEQNKYLQDLTSASKQHKRAKTNTTIAAESTQTEETRVPDKPHLGPLINRVLLNYEKYYQAKSRCAKQDAVVMLTPPWTSALENAFMWIGGWRPSMAFQLLYSKSGLQLEDQLFSFIQGLSIGDLGDLSPRQLVQIDELQERTIREERKITEKMAKHQETVADQSMVQLSHLVTDLMRNEEEEGSTGGGGLEERVGSVLELKAVGLEKILLKADDLRLRTLKAILDILTPIQAVHFLIAAAELHLRFHEWGQKKDASQHVTGGGN, encoded by the coding sequence ATGTCCGTACTCCCAGATGGCAATAATGATGGCCAAAGCTTCCATAGATTTTTCGAGCACTGGATTGTGGAGCAAAATAAATACCTCCAGGACCTCACATCTGCCTCCAAACAGCACAAACGAGCAAAAACTAACACCACCATCGCAGCTGAATCAACCCAAACTGAGGAGACTCGGGTCCCAGACAAGCCTCACTTAGGCCCCCTCATTAACAGAGTCCTTCTGAATTACGAGAAATACTATCAGGCCAAGTCAAGGTGCGCCAAGCAAGATGCGGTAGTCATGCTGACACCCCCATGGACAAGCGCTCTCGAGAACGCATTCATGTGGATAGGAGGGTGGCGACCCAGTATGGCTTTTCAGTTGCTCTACTCCAAGTCCGGGCTGCAACTTGAGGACCAACTATTCAGTTTCATTCAAGGGTTGAGTATAGGCGATTTGGGCGATCTCTCACCGAGGCAACTCGTCCAGATTGACGAGCTGCAGGAGAGGACCATTAGGGAGGAGAGAAAGATCACGGAGAAAATGGCGAAGCATCAGGAAACGGTAGCGGACCAGTCGATGGTGCAGTTGTCGCACTTGGTGACGGACTTGATGAGGAACGAGGAGGAGGAAGGGAGTACTGGTGGGGGTGGACTTGAGGAGAGAGTTGGGTCCGTTCTGGAGTTGAAGGCGGTGGGCTTGGAGAAGATCTTGCTGAAGGCTGATGATCTACGTCTGAGAACTCTCAAAGCCATTCTTGATATTCTCACTCCAATCCAGGCTGTCCATTTCTTGATTGCTGCTGCAGAGTTACACCTGAGGTTTCATGAGTGGGGCCAGAAGAAGGATGCGAGTCAACATGTTACTGGTGGGGGGAACTGA